In Rhodobium gokarnense, the sequence CGATCCCTCGATCTCGTGGCCGAGGGTGAAGGGCAGGGCGCGTCCTCCCTTGACGTCGAGCGTGCGGCCGTTGCCGAGCTCGAAATGGCCCTCGTGCAGGTGCAGGTCGGAGTGGCAGACGCCGCAATGGCGCACGGCAACGACGACTTCCGTGCCCTGCGGCTCCGGCATCGCTGCGCTGGTCTCTTCCAGCGGCTTGCCGTAGTCGATCATGGATTGGCGTTTCATTCCCTCTGAGCCCCGTTGTTTCTTGGACCGTTATGGCGTTGCCGTATTGAGCCCGCCGGCTCCCTCCTTTTCAAGGGCTCTTGCAAGGGCGATGAAGCCGGCAACGGGAATCTCCTCCGCCCGCGCCGTCGGATCGAGGCCGGCCGCGGCGATCAGGCCCGCGGCATCGGCGGCAAGGGACTTGAGGCTGGAGCGCAGCATCTTGCGGCGCTGGCCGAAGGCGGCGGCCGTCACCCGTTCCAGGAGCTTCGGCGACACGTCCTCGGCATCGGACCGCGGGACGAGATGGACCACCGAGGAGACGACCTTCGGCGGCGGGGTGAAGGCGCGCGCCGGGATGTCGAAGAGAAGCCGCGCCTCGGTACGCCAGCCGGCCATGACCGACAGTCGGCCGTAGGTCTTGCTGCCGGGGGCAGCGACGATGCGCTCGGCCACCTCGCGCTGGAACATCAGCGTCGCGGAGCGCCAGAAGGGCGGCCAGGTCTCGGACTGCAGCCAGCCGATGAAGAGCGGGGTCGCGATATTGTAGGGAAGGTTGGCGACGAGGACCGCCGGCCCGTTGAGATGCGCCTTCCAGTCGACCTTGAGGGCGTCCTCGGCGAGCACCTGAAGCCGGTCCGGATAGGCGGCGGAGATCTCGGCAAGCGCCGGCAGGCAGCGCTCGTCGCGCTCCACCGCCAGCACCCGTTTCGCGCCTTCGGCAAGCAGCGCCCGGGTCAGGCCGCCGGGGCCGGGGCCGACCTCGACGGCGGTGACGTCCTCAAGCGGGCCCGCGGCGCGGGCAATCCGGGACGTCAGGTTAAGATCGAGCAGGAAATTCTGGCCGAGCGACTTGCGGGCGCCGAGGTCGTGGGCACGGATGACCTCGCGCAGCGGCGGCAGGTCGTCGATCTGCCCCATCAGGCAGGCGCGCGCGCATCGGCCCGGGCAAGGCGCCCGGCAAGCCTCAGCGACCGCGTCAGGCTGAGCGCCCGCGCCTTACCGGTACCGGCGATGTCAAAGGCGGTGCCGTGGTCCGGCGAGGTGCGCACGAAGGGCAGCCCGAGGGTGACGTTGACGGTCTCGTCGAAGGCGATCGTCTTGACCGGGATCAGCGCCTGGTCGTGGTACATGGCCAGCACCGCATCATAGCCGCGCCTTGCCTCCGGATGGAACAGGGTATCGGCGGAGAGCGGCCCGACGGCGTTGATGCGCTTCCTGACCAGATTGGCGATCGCCGGTGCGATGATGTCCGCTTCTTCCGTCCCGATAGAGCCGGATTCGCCCGCATGGGGGTTGAGGCCGGCGACCGCGATCCTCGGGGCGGCGATGGAAAACCGGCGGATCAGCTCGTTGGCGACCTTCTCGCCGATATCGGTGATCAGCTTCGTCGTCAGCACCTCCGGCACCCTGGCGAGCGGCACATGGACGGTGATCGGCACGGTGCGCAGTTCGGGACCTGCCAGCATCATCACCGGGCTCCACGGCCCGCCATCCCAGATATCGGCGAGGACGCCGAGGAACTCGGTATGGCCGGGATGGATGAAGCCGGCGTCGTAAAGGGTCTTCTTGTGGATCGGATTGGTGACGACGGCGCTGGCAAGGCCTGCCCGGCAATCCTTCACCGCGCGCTCGATCGCCTCGATGACGGCGGGCGCATCGCCCGGATCGGGCGCGCCCGGTTCCGCCTTCACGGCCGCTTCCAGCTGGACAACGGGCAGCGCCTCATTGAACACCATGGCGGCGTCCTCGGGCGTCGTTTCGCGCACCGGCACGTCGAGGCCGAGCCTGTCGGCACGGCGGCGGATGGCGTCGAAGCCGGCCAAAAGGTAAAACGGCGGCACGGCGCGCTGGCGGCGGGCGGCCCAGGCCATCAGCGTGATGTCGAGGCCGACGCCGGCCGGCTCGCCCATGGTCAGGGCAAGCGGCGGCATGGCGGCGTCAAAGGTCGTGGTCATGGCCTATTTTTCGATGATGACGGCGTTGTTGCGCAGTTCGCGGATATATTGCCGGGCAAGGAGGTCGCTTTCCTCGTCCTTCAGCTTGTCCTCGATCAGGCTGCGCTCGGCCGCGTTGCTCTTCAGTTCCTTGCGGTCGCACACGGCGATCATTTCGTAGCCCGAGCCGATCTCCTGCGGCTTGCTGAGCCGGCCGACATCGGTCTCGTTCAGCCGTTCGCGCTGCTCGCCGCGGATCTCGCTTTCCAGCCGGATGCCGATGCGTTTGACGACGATGTCCTTCTTGCCGCGCAGCCCGCCGAGATCGCTGGAGCAGGAGCGGAAGCTCGCCCGCGTGCTGTTGGCGGCGCGGTGCTGCTGGGCCTTGAAGCTGTTGGAGGCGTTCGACGGCACCACATAGATGACCTGATAGAGGTCGTACTGGTAGGTGATCTCGCGCACTTCGTCCGGGTTCTTCTCCTTCAGGGCGCTGATGATCTCCTGCTCGGGGATGTTGACCGTCGAGCGGGCGCGGCCCTGCACGAGCTGGCTCCAGCCGATCTGGGCCTTGAGGCGCGTCTTCAGCGTCTTCGGGGTGATGCCGGACCGGCGCAGCACGGCGGTGAGCTGCTTCGGCGACAGCTTGACGCCGCGGCCGATCGAGGCATAGGCCGCCTCGACGCGCTCGTCTTCGACCTCGTAGCCGCGGCGCTTGGCCTCCTGAAGCTGCAGGGCCTCGTCGATCAGCTCTTCCCTGGCAAGGGCACGTGCGGTGCCGAGGCTCTTGCGGGTGATCAGCCGCAAAAGGCGTGCACGCTGCTCGATCTCGTGGCTGGTGATGACGGTGTCGTTGACGATCACCCGGATCGTCGACTGCGCAGCCGCGCCGATGGGGCCGGCGAAGACGGCGGCGGATGCCAGAACCATTGCGGCGATCGTCACGGTCCCGAGCGAACGGATGCCCGGAAAGCGGGTCGTCATGGGTTCGGTTCCTCCGAAAATGCTCATTCTCGTTCTTGTCCTAGTATGTCTTTTGGGCAGGACAAGGGCGAAAAAGCCCCGGATTCCGGCCCGGCACCGCTGACGCAGCGCTGCGGTCAGTCCAGCGTGTCGGTGCTGACCTGCCCGTCGCCGATGGTCCGCAATCCGAAGCGGAAGAAGATCGTCCGGTCGACGGGATCGCCATCATAGCGGCTGCGGTCCTGGGCATAGGCGAGCGACATAGAAAAGCCCTCGTCGTCATAGGCGATGCCGGCGCCGTCGCTGACCAGGGTCCGGTTGTTCAGATCATAGCGCAGGGCACCGAACAGGCGCCAGTTTTCTGCCACCCGGAGGTTGGTCGCGTTTTGTATTTCCTCGCGGTCGTCGAGGATGCCCGATTCGGGCTGCTGGCGCAGATAGGCATAGGTGACCGTGCTGACCACCGGACCGGCGAAGGCCGTTGCCTGCAGCTCCGTGCGTGCCGGATCGAGGTCGTCCTTGTCGAAGCGGCCGCGGGCGCCGATGAGGAGGCCGCGCGAGGTATCGAGATAGATGCGGCCGACATAGTCCGACTGGTCGCCCTGCAGGCCGGATTCGGCGCCCGTATTGAGGATGTCCGGCGCGGCGTAGGAATTTCGCCCGGCGAGATGGAAGGACTGGCCGGCGAGCATGGAGATGTAGCCGCCGTCCTTGGCGTGGATGTTGTATTCCAGGCCGACATTGGCCCGGGTGCCGCCCTCGGTCCGATCGAAGCCGGAGAACTTGTCGCGGTCGAACAGGGTGGTGTCGTCGAAGACGAGGCTCTGGGCGTCCTCGTTCGGCAGCTTGCCGATGCTCGTCTCATCCGGCCGGCTGACGATCTGGGCCCGCGGGCTGATCACCTGGTTGCCCCAGTCGCTGCTGATCAGGAACGGCCAGCGGTAGTCGAGGCCGACCGCCGGCATGGCGCGGAACACGGCGTCGTCGTTGCTGAACGGCTCGACCGCCGGATTGGTCAGTGCCGTCGCCCTGGTGTGGCGGCGCACATTGTGGTCGGCGTTCGACAGGTTGAACATATCGCCCTGGAAGGCGATGAACGGGGTCACCACGTGGCCCATGGTCGGCTCGATGATCTCGCGCCGCCATTCGGCCTCCACCGTGGTGCGGGTGAAGGTGCCGGAGACGCCGCGGAACCGGGTCAGGCGCCCGCCCGACTTTTTCAGCACCGTATAGGCGTCCGTCGTGTCGCGGGTCAGGCTCGTCAGGTTGGCGCCGAGCTTCAGCTCGCCGCCGGCCACCGGCTTGCCGAAGACGGTCGAATAGTCGAGCACCGGATGGACCACCGGCTGCTTGTCCTGCAGGTCGCGCCAGGGCTGGGAAAAGGCCGCCGGGTTGCGCCAATTCTTGCCGGTGCGCCCGTTGCGGCCGGTGCCTTCCTCCTGGAAGACCTGGAACTTGTAGGTGCTGAGGTCGAAATAGGAGCGCCCGCCGATGCCGCGCAGATAGAGCGAGGAGACCGCCTCGTCGTCGTTCTTGTTCTCCCGGCTGTAGTCCTTGATGAAGCCGCGGTCGGTGACGGCGGTGACGTCCCAGCCCCACTTCCAGCGCGGATTGATGTTGAACTCGCCGAGGGTGCGCACCGAGCCGCGGAAATCGCGGTCGCCGCTGGTGCCGGAAAAGGCGCCGGGGTCGCGCTGGCGGATGCCCGCCGCATTGACGGAGTACATGCCGTTGAGGGTGCGGTGCCGCCATTCGCCCTGGACGAACAGGCCCTGCCGCCACAGCGGCGTGGCGGCAAACGTCACGTCCATGTTGGGCGCGATGACGTAATGATAGGGGATGGTGACGCCGAAGCCGAGTTCGTCGGAATGGACGTAGCTCGGCACCAGGAGGCCGCTCTTTTGCTTCACCGACGGGTCGGGATGCGACAGGAACGGCAGATAGGCGATCGGGGTGCCCCAGAACTCCAGCCGGGCGCCCTCGTAATAGACCATCTTTTCCGACTGCTTGTGGATGATCTTCTTGGCCTTGATCCGCCACAGCGGCGGCTTGCCGTCCTTGCCGACGCATTCCGGATAGGCGGTGTAGATGCCGTCCTCAAAGACGGTCGTCTCGCCCTCGCTTCGCGTCGCCTTTTCGGCGGCAAAGCAGGTGCGCTCGATGGTGCGCACGCGCAGCGAACTGATGAAGCCGTCGCGGAAGCTGTCGTTGAGGTTGATGGTTTCGGCCTCGATGGTGTTGCCGGTCGGCTCCACGAGGCGGGCGCCGCCTTCCGCGATCAGCCGGTTGGTGCGGCGGTCGAGGGTGACGCGGCCGGCTTCCAGCGTGAAGCCGCGATAGTAGATCTGGACGTTGCCGACGGCGCTGACCCGGTCGTTGTCGAAGTCGTAGATCAGCTCGTCGGCCTCCACCAGCATGTCGCTGGCGACCTCCGCATCGGACGGCTTGTCGATGAATTCCTGGATCGTCGAGACCTGGGCAAGGGTGACGGAGACGGGCAGGGCGGCGGCCGAGATCAGGGCCACGGAGGCGAGCAAAAGGGTTCGCAGGCGCGACATACGCCGTCCCACGCTCCCCATTGCGCCGTGTCCGGATGCCCTAGTGATCAACCGTCCTCCCGATACAGCAACACAGTAAAACCCAACAAGGTGGCGATCATTCCCGGCGTCCACGCGGCAACGCTCGGCGGCACGATTCCCGCACCGCCGAGGCCCTTGGCGAATTCCGTCACCACATAAAGCACGAAGCCCGCAACGATTCCACCTAGAATCAGGCGTCCAACTCCCCCTGACCGGGTGAAGCCGAGCGATACCGTTGCGGCCACCAGGACCATTGCGACAAGAAGCAGCGGCCTGGCGAGAAGCATTTGATATTGCAACCGATATTGGTATGCGGGCAGACCCGCGTTCTGGGCCAGCCGGATGAAGGCGGGCAGCTCCCAGACCGAGATCGTGTCGGGCTTGGTGAGGCTCTGGCGGACCTGCGCCGGGTCGAGATAGGTCGACAGGATATAGGACTTGTAGCTGACCGGATCGGCGCCGAGCCGATGCACCGTCGCGTCCTTCATATCCCATCGTCCTTCGCCCAGAAACGCGTCCTTGGCGTCGATGCGCTGCAGGTAGTGGCCCTTGTCATTGAAGGTGTAGACGGTGACGCCGACCAGATGGGTGCCCTGCTTGAGGGCGTATTCGGCGTGCAGCACCGATTCGCCGTCGGTCCCGCTCTGGCGCAGCCAGACCGCCCCGGTGGTCTGCAGCACCACCCGCTGCTCGTTGCCGAACAACAGGATGCCGATCTCGTCGGAGCGCTCCTTCAGCATCGCCGAGATCGGGTTGAAGACGGCGACGCTGAAAAGGCCGATGACCAGCACGGTGATCAGCGCCGGCGCGGTGAACTGCCACACCGAGATGCCGGCCGCGCGCGAGATCACCAGCTCAAGCCGCCGCGACAGGCCGACGAAGGCGGCGATCGCCCCGAACAGCGTCGCAAACGGGATCGCCTGTTCCACGAGGGAGGGCACGCGGAAGGCGGACATGGCGAGCGCCCGCCACAGCGTGAAGGCCTCCTTGTCGGCGGTCCGGCGCACGACCTCCAGGAAGTCGGCCATGAAGATCAAAAGGGTGACGAGGAGGAAGAGGCCGACGATCCACTTGGCGAACCGCAGGGAGAAATAGCGCAGCAGCGTCGGGCCAACCATCATCATCGCCGTCACCCCCGCGCCGACGGGCTGGCGGAGAACCGGCGGGCGAGGCGCGCCGTTGCCTCGTAGAGCAGATCGCCGAGCCGGCTCAGGACACGCGGCAGGACCGGCCGGGTCTCCGTGGCGATGTAGACATAGGCGACGGCCGCCGCCGATATCGGCACCAGATAGACGAACGGAACCGCCAGCGCCGAGCGCACGGCGAGGTTGGCGCTGAAGAACCCGAGGAGGCGCAGGAGGAGGCAGATCGTCAGGATCATGGCGACGCCGACGCCGCGGCTCTGGCGGGTCGTGCGCGCCTCGCCGAGAAACAGGAACGCGATCAGCGCAAAGGCGATCGGGTAGAGGGGCTGGGACAGGCGGTCGTGCAGGTCGCTGCGCATGCGGCCGAGATTCTTGGCCACATAGGCATCGCTCGTGTCCGGCGCGAGCAACTCCGACAGCGGCCGCTCGCTCGCCTTGTAGACCGGGTCCCGGTCCTCGGTCGTCAGATTGGTGAGATCGAACCCGTAGGCCTCGAACTCGACGACGGAGAGGTCGCCATCGGCGGTGCGGCGTTGGATGGTGCCGTCGTTCATGACGATCACGGTGCGCCCGAACGCTTCCAGGATCTGGCCGCGTTCGGCGAGATAGGTGAAGGCCTCGTCGGCCTCGCGCCGGTCGTCGAGCAGGATGCCCTTCAACGAGCCGTCGCCGACCCGGTCGCGGATGTGGAAGGTGAGGCCGTCCTCGATCTCGATGAACCGTCCCGGCTTGACGATGTTGGCGACGAGGTCCGCGCGCACCTTGGTCAGTTCGGTGCGCAGCAACCGCATCCCGGCCGGCGCGATCACCGTCGACAGCGCTGCCGCCGTCAGGCTGACGACCACGGCGAGAATCACGAACGGACGCAGCAGCACGGAGGGCGGGGCGCCGGTGGCGTTGATGACGACCAGCTCGCTGTCGCCGTTCATCTGGTTGAGGACGACGACCATGGCGATGGCGAGCGCAAACGGCATGATCAGGAGCAGAAGCAGGGGCAGGGCGAGCACGGTGATTTCTAGGAACACCCAGAGGGTCTGTCCCTTAACGGTGACGAGGTTGAACTGCCGCAGCGCCTGAGTCGTCCAGACGACGCCGGCAAGCGAGACCGTCGTTCCGACGAAGGCGATCGTCAGCCGCCACAGGACGTAACGCTCAAGTACCCTCATGCACCGTGTCCGGAGGCCGGCCGTTGCCGGTCCGGAAGCCTTCCCCTTGTTGCCGCACCGCGGCCGGTCTCACCGTCCGCCAGGATTGTTGCCCAAGAATGGCTAATAGGATGCGAAAATGTAAGGTTAATCAGGTCTTTCCGCCGCTGCCTCCGCCGCTTCGCCGCCTCCTGTGGCGTTCCCGCATCGTTTTCGCGGCAAATGCCGGGCGGCAGTGTCCGAAAGCTTGGGAGCAAAAGGCGCCTATTCCTCGTATCCATGAAGCCCGGTTAGGACGGCAGCAAGGCCGATTCGTGTCCGCGACTTGCCGTTGGCGCCGCGGCGCGCCATCTTTGCCTCTTCGGGCCGGTGTTCCGCCGGCCACCAACAGCCCTCCTTTTTGAGCGATACCATGGCAAAACTCCCCAGCTTCTCCTTTTCCAAACTGGCCGCGCCGAAAGCCGGCGTCGCGGTCGTTTTCACCGACGATGCGCTTTCCCTCGGCTCGATCGGCGCCGAACTCGATTCGGCAAGCGACGGCCAGATCGCCCGCGCCTTCAAGGCGGCGGATTTCAAGGGCAAGGCCCGCAGCACGCTTGACCTGGTTGCGCCGTCGGGGCTGGCCCTCGACCGCATCGTCGTCGTCGGGCTCGGCAAGCTGGACGAAGTGCCGGACGAGCAGGACTGGATGAAGCTCGGCGGCGTCATTTTCGCCAAGCTCTCGACGCTCGGGGCCGAGGCCGCCGACATCGTGGTCGAGGCGCCGACGGGCAAGGAAATCGCGACGGATGCCGGAGCGGCCATTGCCGCCGGCATGAAGCTGAGGGCCTACAAGTTCGACGCCTACATGACCAAGAAGGACGACGACGGCGCCAAGCCGCTCGCCAAGGTCCAGGTGCTGGTGGAGGACACCCGCAAGGCCAAGAAGGCCTGGGGAATGCTCGACGCGGTGACCGACGGCACCATCCTTGCCCGCGACCTCGTCAACGAGCCGGCCAATGTGCTCGGCCCGGAGGACTTCGCCAAACGCGCCAAGAAGCTGGAAAAGCTCGGCGTTGAGGTGGAGATCCTCACCGACAAGGACATGAAGAAGCTGAAGATGGGCGCGCTTCTCGGCGTTGCCCAGGGCTCGGCCCGCCCGGCCCGCATGGCGATCATGCGCTGGAACGGCGGCAAGGCCAAGGACGCCCCGGTCGCCTTCATCGGCAAGGGCGTCGTCTTCGACACCGGCGGCATTTCCATCAAGCCGGCCGGCGGCATGGAGGACATGAAGGGCGACATGGGCGGCGCCGCCGCCGTCACCGGCCTGATGCATGCCGTTGCCGCGCGCAAGGCCAAGGTCAACGTCGTCGGCGTTATCGGCCTCGTGGAAAACATGCCGGACGGCCTTGCCCAGCGGCCGGGCGACATCGTCACTTCCATGTCGGGCCAGACCATCGAGGTCATCAACACCGACGCGGAAGGCCGGCTCGTGCTCGCCGATGCGCTCTGGTACTGCCAGGACCGCTTCAAACCGCGCTTCATGGTCAATCTGGCAACGCTGACAGGCGCTTGCATCGTCGCCCTCGGCCACGAGCGCGCCGGGCTCTTTTCCAACGACGACGACCTCGCCGCGGCGCTCTCCTCGGCCGGCGAGACCACCGGCGAGAAGCTCTGGCGGATGCCGCTCGGCAAGGAATACGACAAGCTGATCGACACCAAGAACGCCGACATGAAGAACACCGGCGGCCGCTGGGCCGGCTCGATCACGGCGGCGCAGTTCCTGCAGCGCTTCGTCAACGACGTGCCCTGGGCCCATCTCGACGTCGCCGGCACGGCCATGGGCTCGCCCAAGAGCGACATCAGCCAGGGCTGGGCCTCCGGCTTCGGCGTCCGCCTGCTCGACCGGCTGATCGCCGAGAACTACGAATAGGGCGGGGCGGACGCCGGTGCGCCGATGACCGAGGTGCTGTTCTACCATCTGGAGCGCCGGGGGCTCGACGACGTGCTCCCCGGCCTCCTGGAGAAATGCCTGGAACGCGGCTGGCGCACCGTGGTGCAGACTGGCTCGCGCGAGCGCTGCGAGGCGCTGAACCAGCGGCTCTGGGACTATCGCGACGACAGTTTTTTGCCGCACGGCAGCTCCGGCGACGGCTTCGACGCCGACCAGCCGGTCTACCTCACCGATGCGCCTGACAATCCGAACGGCGCCACGGTGCGTTTTCTCGTCGACCGCGCCGATCCGCCGGATCTTGCCGCTTACGAGCGTGCCGTCTTCGTCTTCGACGGCCGCGACGCCGACGAATTGGCCGACGCGCGCGCGCGCTGGAAGGCGGTGAAGGCCGCCGACTTCGACCTCACCTACTGGCAACAGTCCGAAAGCGGGCGCTGGGAGAAGAAGGCATGAGCGACGATTTCGAAGCCCGCCGTTCTGCTGCCCGGGACCGGCTGTCCCACGAGGCCCAGGACGGCAGGACAATCGACGAGCGCCACGCCTTCTTCGAGGCGGTCTATGAGGGCGCCCACCACGATCCGGCGGCTGTGCCGTGGGCCGAATTGCAGCCCAAGCCGGCGCTTGCCGACTGGCTGTCCCGCCTGCCGGAAGGCGAGCGGCAGGGCCGCGCCGTCGACGTCGCCTGCGGCCTTGGCGACAATGCCGTGGCCCTCGCCGATGCCGGCTTTGAGACCGTTGGCTTCGATTTCGCCGAGCACGCGATCTCCTGGGCGCGGGAGCGGTTCCCCGGGGCCGGCGTCCACTTCCGGCTCGCCGACCTGTTCGATCCGCCGGCGGAATGGGTCGGCGCCTTCGATCTCGTCCACGAGTGCTACACCATCCAGTCGTTCCAGGATGACCTGCGCGAGGCGGCCTTTGCCGCCGTCGTCGATCTCGTCGCCCCCGGCGGCCGGCTCCTGGTGATCGCCCGCACGAGGCCGGAGGACGCCGCCCCGGTGGGCCCGCCGGTGCCCTTGACACCGTCGGAACTCGCCCGCTTCGAGGAGCTCGGTTTAAGGCGCGTCTGGTCCGAGGATTATGTGATCACGCGGCCCGACAAGAGCATTCCGCACACGATTGCGGAATATCGGAAAGAGAAATAAAAACAGAATAATAAATAATTTTTCTAATGTTATATATCAGCCTTCGCCGTCGGACGGCGTTGGAGCTCAAATGCGGTCACCTGCCGCTCACTCAGTCGTCATCCCGGGCTTGACCCGGGACCCATTGCCCATCTCCACACGGTATGCCGCTGGCGGGCAGGGGGGGCGCTCGCGTTGGAGCACGGCCTGCTACGGACCCTTGACGGCATACCTTGTGGAGATGGGCAATGGGTCCCGGCTCTCCGCTTCGCTCCGGCCGGGATGACGGGGAGGGGTTGGGCAGGGCAGTGACAAACCTCAGCCGCCATCGCGAGCGCAGCGAAGCGATCCAGGGGTGGCAAGTGAGGGCCGTGGCTTGCACGCGGGCCCGAGGTGCCGCCGCCCCTAAACCTCTGCCATCGCCTCTTCGTAGTCCGCCGATTTCTCCAGCCAGGTTTCCTCCGTCGCCGCAAGGCGGGCGGCCGTATCGGAGCGTTCCTTGGCGAGGCGGGCGCCGGCGTCGGGGTCGCTGGCGAAGAGGTCCGGGTCGGCGAGGCGCCGGTCGAGGTCGGCGATCTTGGCGTTGAGTTTTTCGATATCCTTTTCCAGCCGGTCGATGTCCCGCTTCAGGGGCGCCATCTCTGCCCGGCGGGCGGCCGCGGCCTTGCGCTTTTCCTGGCCGGTCAGCTTGTCGCCGTTTGCCTCGGCGCTGCCGTTGCCCTTCGAGGCGTCGCCCTTGTCGGGCTTCTTCAGCACCTGGCGACGGTAGTCCGCCATGTCGCCGTCGAAGGCTTTCACGGTCCCGTCCGCCACCAGCCACAGCCGGTCGGCGGAGGACTCGATCAGGTGCCGGTCGTGGCTGATGATGAGGACCGCGCCGGAATAGGCGGCGAGCGCCTGGACGAGGGCTTCGCGCGCATCGACGTCGAGATGGTTGGTCGGCTCGTCGAGCACCAGCAGATTAGGGCCGGAAAACGTGGCAAGCCCGAGCAGGAGCCGCGCCTTCTCGCCGCCGGAAAGGTCGCCGGCGGGCGTCTCCATCCGGTCGGTCGGCAGCCCGAAGCGGGCGACCCGCGAGCGCACCTTCGGCTCCG encodes:
- the rsmA gene encoding 16S rRNA (adenine(1518)-N(6)/adenine(1519)-N(6))-dimethyltransferase RsmA — protein: MGQIDDLPPLREVIRAHDLGARKSLGQNFLLDLNLTSRIARAAGPLEDVTAVEVGPGPGGLTRALLAEGAKRVLAVERDERCLPALAEISAAYPDRLQVLAEDALKVDWKAHLNGPAVLVANLPYNIATPLFIGWLQSETWPPFWRSATLMFQREVAERIVAAPGSKTYGRLSVMAGWRTEARLLFDIPARAFTPPPKVVSSVVHLVPRSDAEDVSPKLLERVTAAAFGQRRKMLRSSLKSLAADAAGLIAAAGLDPTARAEEIPVAGFIALARALEKEGAGGLNTATP
- the pdxA gene encoding 4-hydroxythreonine-4-phosphate dehydrogenase PdxA yields the protein MTTTFDAAMPPLALTMGEPAGVGLDITLMAWAARRQRAVPPFYLLAGFDAIRRRADRLGLDVPVRETTPEDAAMVFNEALPVVQLEAAVKAEPGAPDPGDAPAVIEAIERAVKDCRAGLASAVVTNPIHKKTLYDAGFIHPGHTEFLGVLADIWDGGPWSPVMMLAGPELRTVPITVHVPLARVPEVLTTKLITDIGEKVANELIRRFSIAAPRIAVAGLNPHAGESGSIGTEEADIIAPAIANLVRKRINAVGPLSADTLFHPEARRGYDAVLAMYHDQALIPVKTIAFDETVNVTLGLPFVRTSPDHGTAFDIAGTGKARALSLTRSLRLAGRLARADARAPA
- a CDS encoding SurA N-terminal domain-containing protein, whose translation is MTTRFPGIRSLGTVTIAAMVLASAAVFAGPIGAAAQSTIRVIVNDTVITSHEIEQRARLLRLITRKSLGTARALAREELIDEALQLQEAKRRGYEVEDERVEAAYASIGRGVKLSPKQLTAVLRRSGITPKTLKTRLKAQIGWSQLVQGRARSTVNIPEQEIISALKEKNPDEVREITYQYDLYQVIYVVPSNASNSFKAQQHRAANSTRASFRSCSSDLGGLRGKKDIVVKRIGIRLESEIRGEQRERLNETDVGRLSKPQEIGSGYEMIAVCDRKELKSNAAERSLIEDKLKDEESDLLARQYIRELRNNAVIIEK
- a CDS encoding LPS-assembly protein LptD; translated protein: MSRLRTLLLASVALISAAALPVSVTLAQVSTIQEFIDKPSDAEVASDMLVEADELIYDFDNDRVSAVGNVQIYYRGFTLEAGRVTLDRRTNRLIAEGGARLVEPTGNTIEAETINLNDSFRDGFISSLRVRTIERTCFAAEKATRSEGETTVFEDGIYTAYPECVGKDGKPPLWRIKAKKIIHKQSEKMVYYEGARLEFWGTPIAYLPFLSHPDPSVKQKSGLLVPSYVHSDELGFGVTIPYHYVIAPNMDVTFAATPLWRQGLFVQGEWRHRTLNGMYSVNAAGIRQRDPGAFSGTSGDRDFRGSVRTLGEFNINPRWKWGWDVTAVTDRGFIKDYSRENKNDDEAVSSLYLRGIGGRSYFDLSTYKFQVFQEEGTGRNGRTGKNWRNPAAFSQPWRDLQDKQPVVHPVLDYSTVFGKPVAGGELKLGANLTSLTRDTTDAYTVLKKSGGRLTRFRGVSGTFTRTTVEAEWRREIIEPTMGHVVTPFIAFQGDMFNLSNADHNVRRHTRATALTNPAVEPFSNDDAVFRAMPAVGLDYRWPFLISSDWGNQVISPRAQIVSRPDETSIGKLPNEDAQSLVFDDTTLFDRDKFSGFDRTEGGTRANVGLEYNIHAKDGGYISMLAGQSFHLAGRNSYAAPDILNTGAESGLQGDQSDYVGRIYLDTSRGLLIGARGRFDKDDLDPARTELQATAFAGPVVSTVTYAYLRQQPESGILDDREEIQNATNLRVAENWRLFGALRYDLNNRTLVSDGAGIAYDDEGFSMSLAYAQDRSRYDGDPVDRTIFFRFGLRTIGDGQVSTDTLD
- the lptG gene encoding LPS export ABC transporter permease LptG, translated to MMMVGPTLLRYFSLRFAKWIVGLFLLVTLLIFMADFLEVVRRTADKEAFTLWRALAMSAFRVPSLVEQAIPFATLFGAIAAFVGLSRRLELVISRAAGISVWQFTAPALITVLVIGLFSVAVFNPISAMLKERSDEIGILLFGNEQRVVLQTTGAVWLRQSGTDGESVLHAEYALKQGTHLVGVTVYTFNDKGHYLQRIDAKDAFLGEGRWDMKDATVHRLGADPVSYKSYILSTYLDPAQVRQSLTKPDTISVWELPAFIRLAQNAGLPAYQYRLQYQMLLARPLLLVAMVLVAATVSLGFTRSGGVGRLILGGIVAGFVLYVVTEFAKGLGGAGIVPPSVAAWTPGMIATLLGFTVLLYREDG
- the lptF gene encoding LPS export ABC transporter permease LptF, which produces MRVLERYVLWRLTIAFVGTTVSLAGVVWTTQALRQFNLVTVKGQTLWVFLEITVLALPLLLLLIMPFALAIAMVVVLNQMNGDSELVVINATGAPPSVLLRPFVILAVVVSLTAAALSTVIAPAGMRLLRTELTKVRADLVANIVKPGRFIEIEDGLTFHIRDRVGDGSLKGILLDDRREADEAFTYLAERGQILEAFGRTVIVMNDGTIQRRTADGDLSVVEFEAYGFDLTNLTTEDRDPVYKASERPLSELLAPDTSDAYVAKNLGRMRSDLHDRLSQPLYPIAFALIAFLFLGEARTTRQSRGVGVAMILTICLLLRLLGFFSANLAVRSALAVPFVYLVPISAAAVAYVYIATETRPVLPRVLSRLGDLLYEATARLARRFSASPSARG
- a CDS encoding leucyl aminopeptidase, which encodes MAKLPSFSFSKLAAPKAGVAVVFTDDALSLGSIGAELDSASDGQIARAFKAADFKGKARSTLDLVAPSGLALDRIVVVGLGKLDEVPDEQDWMKLGGVIFAKLSTLGAEAADIVVEAPTGKEIATDAGAAIAAGMKLRAYKFDAYMTKKDDDGAKPLAKVQVLVEDTRKAKKAWGMLDAVTDGTILARDLVNEPANVLGPEDFAKRAKKLEKLGVEVEILTDKDMKKLKMGALLGVAQGSARPARMAIMRWNGGKAKDAPVAFIGKGVVFDTGGISIKPAGGMEDMKGDMGGAAAVTGLMHAVAARKAKVNVVGVIGLVENMPDGLAQRPGDIVTSMSGQTIEVINTDAEGRLVLADALWYCQDRFKPRFMVNLATLTGACIVALGHERAGLFSNDDDLAAALSSAGETTGEKLWRMPLGKEYDKLIDTKNADMKNTGGRWAGSITAAQFLQRFVNDVPWAHLDVAGTAMGSPKSDISQGWASGFGVRLLDRLIAENYE
- a CDS encoding DNA polymerase III subunit chi, with amino-acid sequence MTEVLFYHLERRGLDDVLPGLLEKCLERGWRTVVQTGSRERCEALNQRLWDYRDDSFLPHGSSGDGFDADQPVYLTDAPDNPNGATVRFLVDRADPPDLAAYERAVFVFDGRDADELADARARWKAVKAADFDLTYWQQSESGRWEKKA